A genome region from Frankineae bacterium MT45 includes the following:
- a CDS encoding RNA polymerase sigma-70 factor, sigma-E family, with translation MTDEEHFEAFVRAHAGPLNRTALLLTGSAYAAEDLLQETFVNLFGNWNRVRSADEPIAYVRRAMTNRFLSTRRSRSARDLSVWDVPDRPAGEDPGDRIAARSAVFQLLGTIPDRQRTAIVLRNFNDLTDEQIAAALDCRVATVRSLISRGMAAMRAVSQRDLAATGTEDH, from the coding sequence ATGACCGATGAGGAACACTTCGAGGCGTTCGTACGCGCCCACGCCGGCCCGCTGAACCGGACCGCGCTCCTGCTCACCGGCAGCGCTTACGCGGCTGAGGATCTGCTGCAGGAGACGTTCGTGAACCTCTTCGGTAACTGGAATCGGGTGCGCTCAGCCGATGAGCCCATCGCCTACGTCCGGCGGGCTATGACCAACCGATTTCTGAGCACTCGACGCTCCCGGTCGGCCCGTGACCTCAGCGTGTGGGACGTGCCGGATCGTCCTGCCGGGGAGGATCCCGGAGATCGGATCGCTGCCCGCAGCGCTGTGTTCCAACTGCTGGGCACCATTCCGGACCGTCAGCGCACGGCAATCGTGCTCCGCAACTTCAACGACCTCACCGACGAGCAGATCGCGGCTGCTCTCGACTGCCGGGTCGCGACCGTGAGAAGCCTGATCAGCCGGGGGATGGCAGCGATGCGCGCGGTCAGTCAACGCGACCTGGCCGCCACCGGAACGGAGGATCACTGA
- a CDS encoding TIGR03118 family protein codes for MQSTERFKKQLHRRRWAATTLAICSAAALALSVVAAAPAGAATPDHHRHHHLKSLYQQVNLVADVPGAAATVDPNLVNPWGLSAAPATPAGPGSPLWVSDNGTDVSTLYTGGQVGTPVKAVPLVVNIPGGAPTGQLFNAGSDFVLSTGGKTGPAKFIFASEDGDITAWNPTGVATDAVTEVHTDGAVYKGIAMVNRASGPVLLAADFHDNQVAVFDSSFAPVKDRFAFLPFGVPRGFAPFNIAAIGNDVYVSYAKQDAERHDDVAGPGNGVINVFDRYGHFKRQLFSFGELNSPWAMVIAPAGFGQFSGDLLVGNFGDGRIHAFDPRFGFPVGELHGTGGKDLVIPGLWGLLPGTGTAGATSDLWFSAGPDHEAHGLLGILRVT; via the coding sequence ATGCAAAGCACAGAGAGGTTCAAGAAGCAGCTACATCGACGTCGCTGGGCGGCAACGACACTGGCCATCTGCAGTGCCGCAGCGCTCGCCCTCAGCGTCGTCGCGGCGGCGCCCGCGGGGGCCGCCACGCCGGATCATCATCGACACCACCATCTGAAGTCCCTTTATCAGCAGGTAAATCTCGTCGCAGACGTCCCTGGGGCGGCCGCCACCGTCGACCCGAATCTGGTCAACCCATGGGGCCTGTCGGCCGCGCCGGCGACGCCCGCCGGTCCGGGTAGCCCGCTCTGGGTATCCGACAACGGCACCGACGTCTCGACGCTGTACACCGGCGGACAGGTCGGAACGCCGGTCAAGGCGGTCCCACTCGTCGTGAACATTCCCGGGGGCGCGCCGACCGGCCAGCTCTTCAACGCCGGGTCCGACTTCGTCCTCTCCACCGGCGGCAAGACCGGGCCGGCCAAGTTCATCTTCGCCAGCGAGGACGGCGACATCACCGCCTGGAACCCGACCGGGGTGGCTACTGACGCGGTCACCGAGGTCCACACCGACGGCGCGGTCTACAAGGGCATCGCGATGGTGAACCGGGCGTCCGGTCCGGTGCTCCTGGCCGCCGACTTCCACGACAACCAGGTGGCGGTCTTCGACTCGAGCTTTGCTCCGGTCAAGGACCGTTTCGCGTTCCTGCCGTTCGGGGTGCCGCGCGGCTTCGCGCCCTTCAACATCGCGGCGATCGGCAACGACGTCTACGTCTCTTATGCAAAGCAGGATGCCGAGCGTCATGACGATGTGGCTGGCCCGGGCAACGGCGTCATCAACGTCTTCGACCGGTACGGGCACTTCAAGCGGCAGCTCTTCTCCTTCGGCGAGTTGAACTCACCGTGGGCGATGGTGATCGCACCGGCCGGCTTCGGGCAGTTCAGCGGCGACCTGCTGGTCGGCAACTTCGGCGACGGGCGCATTCATGCCTTCGACCCGCGGTTCGGCTTCCCGGTGGGTGAACTGCACGGCACGGGCGGCAAGGATCTGGTGATTCCCGGACTCTGGGGGCTGCTCCCCGGGACGGGCACCGCCGGAGCCACCTCGGATCTCTGGTTCAGTGCCGGACCGGACCACGAGGCACATGGTCTGCTGGGGATTCTCCGCGTCACCTGA
- a CDS encoding Uncharacterized conserved protein, DUF1501 family — translation MPSANAAVPASDLNPAHVTADLERRAAKVQRELQAQEALWNKGFTRRKFLAGVGLVSVAALADQLVTTRVSFAEAATSNGNTVINVFLRGAADGLRILVPASSSLGIDYLRSVRSSLVPADANLLPLSGTSGWALNKVMAPLMPFWASSELAFVPAVSAEGVTRSHFQAQQTLDRGGSANSTSGWMDRALTLLGPGTTFRAVAEGNSIPASLAGPESVLGLGALKNFTFPGWDGVAAQSETAIAGLYRGVAGPLAEDVPMAFSALGTAAKLKAAAGAKNGAVYPSGNFGAAMADLATVIRGNVGLQVATVDVGGWDTHTNEAHELDLSLTSAAATLAAFMTDLGPTLRKKVTVVVMTEFGRRVAMNASGGTDHGHGSVMWLMGGGIVGGQVHGKWNPLSASVLDQGDVPGLNNAFDVLGEVSQKRLGVGSLSTVFPSHSLSPIGLARTT, via the coding sequence ATGCCCTCCGCTAACGCCGCCGTGCCCGCCTCCGACCTCAACCCGGCTCACGTCACCGCGGATCTCGAGCGCCGCGCCGCCAAGGTGCAGCGCGAGCTGCAGGCCCAGGAAGCCTTATGGAACAAGGGTTTCACCCGGCGCAAGTTCCTGGCCGGGGTCGGCCTCGTCTCGGTGGCGGCGCTGGCTGACCAGCTCGTCACTACTCGGGTCTCCTTTGCCGAGGCGGCCACCAGCAACGGGAACACGGTCATCAACGTCTTCCTGCGGGGAGCGGCCGATGGCCTGCGGATCCTGGTGCCGGCCAGCTCGTCACTCGGCATCGACTACCTGCGCAGCGTCCGCTCGTCGCTGGTGCCGGCCGACGCGAACCTGCTTCCGCTGAGCGGCACCTCCGGATGGGCGCTGAACAAGGTGATGGCCCCGCTCATGCCGTTCTGGGCGTCCAGTGAGCTGGCCTTCGTCCCGGCGGTCTCGGCCGAGGGCGTGACGCGTAGCCACTTCCAGGCCCAGCAGACGCTGGACCGGGGCGGGTCGGCCAACTCGACCAGCGGATGGATGGACCGCGCCCTGACGCTGCTCGGCCCGGGTACGACGTTTCGGGCTGTGGCTGAGGGGAACTCGATTCCGGCCTCGCTGGCCGGTCCCGAGTCCGTGCTCGGCCTGGGCGCGCTGAAGAACTTCACCTTCCCTGGCTGGGATGGGGTGGCCGCGCAGTCCGAGACGGCGATCGCCGGGCTCTACCGAGGAGTCGCCGGCCCGCTCGCCGAGGACGTGCCGATGGCCTTCTCGGCGCTGGGTACGGCGGCGAAGCTGAAGGCGGCAGCCGGCGCGAAGAACGGTGCCGTTTACCCGTCCGGCAATTTTGGTGCGGCGATGGCCGACCTGGCCACGGTGATCCGCGGGAACGTTGGGTTGCAGGTCGCGACCGTCGACGTCGGTGGCTGGGACACGCACACGAATGAGGCGCATGAACTGGACCTCTCGCTGACCTCGGCTGCGGCCACGCTGGCCGCCTTCATGACCGACCTCGGCCCGACGCTGCGGAAGAAGGTCACCGTCGTGGTGATGACGGAGTTCGGTCGACGGGTCGCGATGAACGCCAGCGGTGGCACCGACCACGGCCACGGCAGTGTCATGTGGCTGATGGGCGGTGGGATCGTCGGTGGGCAGGTGCATGGCAAGTGGAACCCGCTGTCGGCTTCGGTCCTCGACCAGGGTGACGTGCCCGGCCTCAACAACGCGTTCGACGTGCTGGGCGAGGTGTCGCAGAAGCGGTTGGGCGTCGGGAGCTTGAGCACGGTCTTTCCGAGCCACTCGCTGTCGCCGATCGGGCTGGCCCGGACGACCTGA
- a CDS encoding Excalibur calcium-binding domain-containing protein: protein MRRARLFVPVAAAVLLSSLLAPTAAEAAAKPRVFANCAQMQKVYKGGVARAGAKDKRKSGKAKYKPVVNTALYNANKKSDSDHDGIACEQ, encoded by the coding sequence ATGCGCCGCGCCCGTCTGTTCGTTCCCGTTGCCGCAGCCGTGCTGCTCTCCAGCCTGCTCGCCCCGACCGCGGCTGAAGCGGCCGCCAAGCCGCGCGTCTTCGCCAACTGCGCCCAGATGCAGAAGGTCTACAAGGGCGGCGTCGCCAGGGCCGGGGCGAAGGACAAGCGCAAGAGCGGGAAGGCGAAGTACAAGCCGGTCGTCAACACCGCTCTCTACAACGCCAACAAGAAGTCCGACAGCGACCACGACGGCATCGCCTGCGAGCAGTAG